In the genome of Paenibacillus pabuli, one region contains:
- a CDS encoding S9 family peptidase produces MNKRPILPEDLVHYRWVSQPVVNQDGQVAYVEQTIDQQKNEYITQIRGVLLDGSEDKTLTDGVKDSSPSWSPDGTQLAFLRLEKGGKGLWTLSSGDTKAINRISPERKLLQFVWSPDGQYIAFTSKVAEGDEEAKTDETSKMGKAFKPDESHDVNLLRGKVFERTTPKAEGSGWWDGLYSHLFVYEIESGTITQLTTGRWNVTAPVWSPDAQSISFVSKQVQDQDLDADLLYFADIYTVKLDNGALSKITDSSLQVSQFAYTPDAQRLLVIASDRVYGSGSHNRLYKVSTRGGTPKQLAPEVDMQLGNAALGDMKSASPSPSPLVNDLFGQCTAYVLGTQDGNVDVYQINEDGQCQSVTGIGEKDVYQYTLSPDGKAMVVSALTADHPGELYRVDINSGEMFRLTRRNDEFLEGLQVHVPERVEFTSSDGWPIQGWLLKPVMQESTTKVPMVLQIHGGPHAMYTGIFSHEMQTLAAQGYAVLWVNPRGSMGYGQEFARACRGDFAGGDCRDLLEAVDYALATYDFLDETRLGIGGGSYGGVMTNWIVAHTNRFKAAVTQRCISNWLSLYGTSDIGISYVEGVIGGNPTENADMLWSRSPLAHAHKIETPLLIMHGEQDYRTPIGQAEELYTTLKRYGKTTKLIRYPGSNHTLLKSGKPSLRVDSFEQVNAWFNQYLRDGEDGA; encoded by the coding sequence ATGAATAAAAGACCGATTTTGCCGGAGGACTTAGTTCATTACCGCTGGGTCAGCCAGCCTGTTGTCAATCAAGATGGTCAGGTGGCTTACGTTGAACAAACAATTGATCAGCAGAAAAATGAATATATTACCCAAATTCGTGGCGTTTTACTTGATGGCAGTGAGGACAAGACGCTTACAGATGGAGTAAAGGATTCATCTCCTTCCTGGTCACCAGATGGAACACAGCTCGCTTTTTTACGATTGGAAAAAGGGGGGAAAGGGTTGTGGACCCTTTCGTCAGGTGATACAAAGGCTATAAATCGCATCTCGCCTGAACGTAAGCTTTTACAGTTTGTATGGTCCCCGGATGGGCAATATATTGCGTTTACCAGCAAAGTTGCAGAAGGCGACGAAGAAGCGAAGACGGATGAAACGTCCAAGATGGGCAAAGCATTCAAGCCAGACGAATCACATGATGTAAATCTTCTGCGAGGCAAGGTATTTGAGCGCACGACACCCAAGGCAGAGGGCTCCGGCTGGTGGGATGGTCTTTATAGCCATCTTTTTGTATATGAGATCGAAAGTGGGACCATCACACAGCTTACAACCGGACGATGGAATGTTACTGCTCCGGTATGGTCGCCAGACGCTCAGTCTATTTCTTTTGTTTCCAAGCAGGTACAGGATCAGGATCTGGATGCCGATCTGTTGTACTTTGCAGATATTTACACTGTGAAGTTGGATAATGGTGCGCTCAGTAAAATAACGGATTCCAGTCTGCAGGTGAGCCAGTTCGCCTATACACCTGACGCGCAGCGACTGTTAGTGATTGCAAGCGACCGGGTGTATGGCAGCGGGAGTCACAACAGACTGTATAAAGTGTCCACCAGAGGCGGTACTCCCAAGCAGCTGGCACCTGAAGTAGATATGCAGCTGGGAAACGCCGCTCTTGGAGACATGAAATCGGCAAGCCCGTCGCCGTCACCCCTGGTTAACGACCTTTTTGGGCAATGTACGGCATATGTGTTGGGTACGCAGGATGGAAATGTGGATGTGTATCAAATTAATGAGGATGGGCAGTGTCAATCCGTAACCGGAATCGGCGAGAAGGACGTGTATCAATATACGTTATCGCCCGATGGCAAGGCTATGGTTGTTAGTGCTTTAACCGCAGATCACCCCGGCGAGTTATACCGTGTGGATATCAACAGTGGAGAAATGTTCAGACTTACCCGGCGAAACGATGAATTTTTGGAAGGTCTGCAAGTCCATGTACCTGAACGTGTGGAGTTTACCTCATCGGACGGGTGGCCGATCCAAGGTTGGTTGTTGAAGCCGGTAATGCAGGAATCAACTACAAAAGTGCCGATGGTTTTACAGATTCATGGTGGCCCCCATGCCATGTATACAGGCATCTTCAGCCACGAAATGCAGACTCTTGCTGCACAGGGGTATGCGGTTCTATGGGTAAATCCCCGTGGAAGTATGGGATACGGACAGGAATTCGCCAGAGCTTGCCGAGGTGATTTTGCCGGGGGAGACTGCCGGGACCTGCTTGAGGCGGTGGATTATGCACTGGCAACATATGATTTTCTGGATGAAACACGTCTGGGCATAGGGGGTGGCAGTTATGGAGGTGTCATGACCAACTGGATCGTGGCTCATACCAATAGATTTAAGGCGGCAGTAACACAGCGCTGCATATCCAATTGGTTGTCCCTGTATGGAACGAGTGATATTGGAATCTCCTATGTGGAGGGCGTAATTGGTGGCAATCCAACCGAAAATGCAGATATGTTATGGTCCCGTTCCCCCCTTGCTCATGCGCACAAGATTGAGACGCCACTTCTGATTATGCATGGTGAGCAAGATTATCGTACACCGATCGGACAGGCAGAGGAGTTATATACCACGTTGAAACGATATGGCAAAACGACCAAACTGATTCGATATCCAGGCTCCAATCACACTTTGCTCAAAAGCGGAAAACCCTCGCTGCGCGTGGATAGCTTTGAACAGGTCAATGCCTGGTTTAATCAATACCTGAGAGATGGAGAAGATGGAGCATGA
- a CDS encoding pentapeptide repeat-containing protein, translating to MYQYKDQEYEGVHFEGRDLRYGELISCVFKQCTFMNASMEEIETSNCRFIECDFKGASMNGSIHTDSAFENCLFGGANLFASKFTSCKMTGSDFAGAQMDGITLTQGDWSYTNLRHTRLGKQDLRGIRFFEADFTDTDFTKADLRDCDLTRAVLSRAKLQGADLRGANLEGIDLKSLNIKGVRLDREQAVLFVRSYGAKID from the coding sequence ATGTATCAATATAAGGATCAGGAATATGAAGGTGTACATTTTGAAGGACGTGATTTGCGGTATGGAGAACTGATAAGCTGTGTTTTCAAACAGTGTACCTTTATGAATGCTTCGATGGAAGAAATCGAGACAAGCAACTGCCGTTTTATCGAGTGTGACTTTAAAGGTGCTTCCATGAATGGTTCCATTCACACAGATTCGGCTTTTGAAAACTGCCTATTTGGTGGCGCTAACCTTTTTGCATCCAAATTCACCTCCTGCAAGATGACGGGTTCGGACTTTGCCGGTGCGCAAATGGATGGTATTACACTAACTCAGGGTGATTGGTCTTATACGAATCTGAGACATACCCGTTTGGGCAAACAGGATTTGCGAGGCATTCGTTTCTTTGAAGCCGATTTTACAGATACAGATTTCACCAAAGCTGATTTGAGAGATTGTGATCTCACAAGAGCAGTTCTGAGCAGAGCGAAGCTGCAAGGGGCCGATCTTAGGGGCGCCAACCTGGAAGGAATCGATTTGAAATCATTGAATATTAAAGGTGTACGTCTGGATCGCGAGCAAGCGGTTCTGTTTGTACGGTCATATGGTGCAAAAATAGATTAA
- a CDS encoding GNAT family N-acetyltransferase, protein MKLIKAYDMDLNEEWSTHLQQLLVASFPEIYPKDRLFFKQIPHCRILAFNPDNQLIGHVGLDYRMMNLNGKAIRVLGVIDLCVSTAYRSQGIGSLLLAEVDKLSRGHIDFVLLFADNESLYSKNGFTTVSNTCKWLKIDHETLTTIGVGIEKIDGLMVKEVGTVPWSEGELDFLGYLY, encoded by the coding sequence TTGAAATTAATTAAAGCATATGATATGGATCTAAATGAAGAATGGTCAACCCACCTTCAACAATTACTTGTTGCCAGTTTTCCAGAGATTTATCCGAAAGACCGTTTGTTTTTCAAGCAAATTCCTCATTGCAGAATATTAGCATTTAACCCAGATAATCAATTGATTGGACATGTAGGATTAGATTACAGAATGATGAATTTAAATGGAAAAGCAATAAGAGTGCTGGGGGTAATTGATCTCTGTGTTTCTACTGCATATCGCTCTCAAGGAATCGGTTCCTTGTTGCTAGCAGAAGTGGACAAGCTGTCGAGAGGGCACATTGATTTTGTGCTTTTATTTGCAGACAATGAAAGCTTGTATAGCAAAAATGGATTCACAACGGTCAGCAACACCTGTAAGTGGTTGAAAATTGATCATGAGACCTTAACTACAATTGGAGTTGGAATTGAGAAGATCGACGGATTAATGGTCAAAGAAGTTGGAACAGTGCCTTGGAGTGAAGGAGAACTTGATTTCTTAGGATATCTGTACTGA
- a CDS encoding NAD-dependent malic enzyme codes for MNSFFVDSDGNLKTSLKGKDVLSNPMLNKGTAFNEEERRELNLNGILPPMVLNIEEQVVRVYQQLKNESDNLRKSIMLSDLFNRNIVLFYRLMKDHLSEMLPIVYTPTVGQAIQEYSHQYQRPGGLYLSINDMDGLEEAFRNSGLNAGDVDLIVVTDSESILGIGDWGVGGINIAIGKLAVYTAAVGVDPSRVLPVVLDVGTNNPKLLNDPLYVGNRHERIRGEKYDQFIEAFVKETTKWFPDILLHWEDLGSVNARNIIQKYGEELLTFNDDIQGTGAVTLAAIMSGVQVTGVPLREHRVLVFGPGAAGIGNADQIRDALMEEELEQKEAESRFWAFDYRGILTDETEGLFEFQKPYVRKAAEVKDWVLNELGQVSLLEAVKQIKPTILIGTSGVAGAFNEQVIKEMAKHVERPIIMPMSNPTSLAEAAPSSLIEWTNGKALIATGSPFEPVMYNDTLYEIGQSNNAFVFPGLGLGAIVAKASKFTKNMFTAAAVAVANSVDSSAPGAPLLPRVKELQAVSYKVAVAVAMAAVEDGVARVELKDVEEAVKAAMWHPVYKPLYAAV; via the coding sequence ATGAACTCATTTTTTGTAGATTCTGATGGAAACTTAAAAACCTCATTAAAAGGCAAGGATGTTCTGTCCAATCCCATGTTAAACAAGGGCACAGCCTTTAACGAAGAAGAGAGAAGAGAGCTTAACCTGAATGGCATCCTGCCACCGATGGTTTTAAATATTGAGGAACAAGTGGTTCGAGTATATCAGCAATTGAAGAATGAATCAGATAATTTGCGTAAAAGTATCATGCTTAGTGATTTGTTCAACCGGAATATTGTACTATTCTACCGTCTAATGAAGGATCATCTTAGTGAAATGCTGCCGATTGTGTACACCCCTACGGTCGGACAAGCCATTCAGGAATACAGTCATCAGTACCAAAGACCGGGTGGTTTATATTTATCCATTAATGATATGGACGGGCTGGAGGAAGCTTTCCGAAACAGCGGGTTAAACGCTGGAGATGTCGATTTGATTGTGGTGACTGACTCGGAAAGTATTCTGGGTATCGGCGACTGGGGTGTTGGAGGCATTAATATTGCTATTGGTAAACTCGCGGTATACACAGCAGCTGTAGGTGTTGATCCAAGCCGTGTATTACCTGTCGTGCTGGACGTTGGCACCAATAATCCCAAATTGCTGAATGATCCATTGTATGTAGGTAACCGTCATGAACGCATCCGTGGGGAGAAATATGATCAATTTATCGAAGCCTTTGTGAAAGAAACAACAAAGTGGTTTCCGGATATCCTGCTTCACTGGGAAGACCTGGGCAGCGTAAATGCCAGAAATATCATTCAGAAATATGGGGAAGAACTGCTTACATTTAATGATGATATACAGGGAACGGGTGCGGTAACCCTTGCGGCAATCATGTCCGGAGTTCAAGTGACGGGCGTGCCTCTTCGTGAGCACCGTGTCCTTGTATTTGGACCAGGGGCCGCTGGTATTGGCAACGCGGATCAGATTCGTGACGCCTTGATGGAGGAAGAGCTTGAACAAAAGGAAGCGGAGAGCCGGTTCTGGGCATTCGATTACCGCGGAATTCTCACCGATGAGACGGAAGGGTTATTTGAATTCCAGAAACCATATGTACGTAAAGCTGCGGAAGTGAAAGATTGGGTATTAAATGAGCTGGGACAGGTCAGTTTACTGGAAGCTGTGAAACAGATCAAACCAACGATTTTGATCGGGACTTCCGGTGTGGCAGGTGCCTTTAATGAACAAGTTATTAAAGAAATGGCGAAGCATGTGGAGCGTCCAATCATTATGCCGATGTCCAACCCAACCTCGCTGGCTGAAGCAGCACCAAGTAGTCTGATTGAATGGACGAATGGCAAAGCGCTGATTGCAACAGGTAGTCCATTTGAGCCAGTCATGTATAATGACACTTTATATGAAATTGGTCAATCCAATAATGCTTTTGTGTTCCCTGGTTTGGGACTGGGAGCGATTGTTGCCAAAGCATCGAAGTTCACCAAAAACATGTTCACTGCGGCTGCAGTGGCTGTAGCTAATTCGGTTGATTCCTCTGCACCAGGTGCTCCGCTTCTGCCAAGAGTGAAAGAGCTGCAAGCTGTTTCGTATAAAGTTGCAGTGGCGGTCGCTATGGCTGCAGTGGAAGATGGGGTCGCGCGTGTGGAACTCAAAGACGTAGAAGAGGCCGTAAAAGCTGCCATGTGGCATCCGGTGTACAAACCATTGTATGCTGCCGTTTAA
- a CDS encoding Lsa family ABC-F type ribosomal protection protein gives MSLINVTNLTFAYDGSYDNIFENVSFQLDSDWKLGFTGRNGRGKTTFLNLLLGKYEYSGTISANVSFEYFPFQVENKEAMTLDVIEEIYPEYLHWQLVRELNLLKVSEDILYRPFDSLSNGEQTKVMLAALFLKDNRFLLIDEPTNHLDIHARKLVSNYLRSKSGFILVSHDRSFLDNSVDHILSINKNNIEIQKGNFSAWWENKQRQDQFELASNEKLIKDIKRLSDSAKRTGGWSHEVEKTKNGTRNSGSKVDKGYIGHKAAKMMKRSKNIEQRQQSAIQEKSKLLKNIESAERLQIHQLDFHKKELVELEHVSIAYDSNVVCRDVSFTVEKGERIALYGKNGSGKSSILKLICGEHIPYTGYVRKDQQLKISYVSQDTSDLGGHLSDYAAVQNIDESLFKSILRKLDFSRLQLEKDISTYSAGQKKKVLIAKSLSEKAHVHVWDEPLNFVDVISRMQIEDLLLEYSPTLLFVEHDSEFCANIATRIIEL, from the coding sequence ATGTCTTTAATCAACGTTACGAACCTAACCTTTGCCTATGACGGCAGCTACGATAATATATTTGAAAATGTAAGTTTTCAGTTGGACTCCGATTGGAAATTAGGCTTTACTGGAAGGAACGGAAGAGGAAAAACGACATTCCTCAATCTGTTACTCGGTAAATATGAATACAGCGGAACTATTTCTGCGAACGTCAGCTTTGAATACTTTCCTTTTCAGGTTGAGAATAAAGAAGCTATGACTCTCGATGTCATTGAAGAGATCTACCCTGAGTATCTGCACTGGCAGCTTGTGCGTGAGCTTAATCTGTTAAAGGTTTCAGAAGATATTCTGTATCGACCTTTCGATTCCTTATCCAACGGGGAGCAAACGAAGGTGATGCTGGCGGCTTTGTTCCTGAAGGATAATCGATTTTTGCTCATTGATGAACCTACCAATCATCTCGACATTCATGCGAGAAAACTCGTCAGTAATTATCTTCGCAGTAAAAGTGGGTTTATTTTGGTATCTCACGATCGATCCTTTTTGGATAACAGCGTAGATCACATTCTGTCCATCAATAAGAATAACATCGAGATTCAGAAAGGGAATTTCTCCGCTTGGTGGGAAAATAAACAAAGACAAGATCAGTTTGAACTTGCAAGCAATGAGAAGTTAATAAAGGACATCAAGCGTCTATCCGACTCGGCCAAACGGACGGGTGGATGGTCGCATGAAGTCGAAAAAACCAAGAATGGCACAAGAAATTCCGGTTCAAAGGTGGATAAAGGCTATATTGGACACAAGGCTGCCAAAATGATGAAGCGTTCCAAAAATATCGAGCAGAGGCAGCAATCCGCCATCCAGGAAAAGTCCAAACTGCTCAAAAATATCGAAAGTGCAGAACGCCTCCAGATTCATCAACTGGATTTTCACAAGAAGGAACTTGTGGAACTGGAACATGTATCCATTGCATATGATTCCAATGTCGTTTGTAGGGATGTGAGTTTCACTGTTGAAAAAGGGGAGCGTATTGCGCTTTATGGAAAAAATGGTTCGGGTAAATCAAGCATCCTTAAACTGATCTGTGGTGAGCATATCCCTTATACAGGTTATGTTCGAAAGGATCAACAGCTCAAAATCTCATATGTGTCGCAGGACACGTCTGATCTTGGAGGCCATTTATCCGACTATGCGGCCGTTCAGAATATTGATGAAAGCCTGTTTAAATCGATATTAAGAAAGCTGGATTTTTCCAGATTGCAGTTGGAGAAGGATATCTCGACGTATAGCGCAGGGCAAAAAAAGAAAGTGCTGATTGCCAAAAGTCTCAGTGAAAAAGCTCATGTGCACGTTTGGGATGAACCCCTCAACTTTGTAGATGTTATCTCTCGCATGCAAATTGAAGACTTGCTGCTGGAGTACTCCCCGACCCTTCTCTTTGTAGAGCATGACAGTGAATTTTGTGCAAATATTGCAACGAGAATTATCGAGCTGTAA
- a CDS encoding glycosyltransferase family 2 protein, with the protein MLYTIIVPVNQDYNILNLFTDSLLRTVSSSTQIIFINDGSGSAVLQHLERLKQEVREGVTIEILQHDFPLGCAVSINSALRRAEGDYIFFLDSDTILQPNWQLMMKETMDTDITIGMIGGVLLYPQTGGVQHCGIAFADTIGRHLFLNASPEDIPKETFSVQLVVFAMFGMKREVYETVGELDEKFFNGYEDFDYQMRARAAGYDTVINPNIHAYHWERSSGIHRNFNRKNNLARFWKKWGGQIEADVWPFVFSHLKEQLDSQSEYQHLPIVGIDLAEVRSDADTFWTKLEEADIAPVAEVRDYSNRFNSNGAIWLPQVLGKELIHSENRLLFLVDNFARLLENRYWIEMRHAHRAKDLIIDLYGNVITMDRIYDGCWPGSKVR; encoded by the coding sequence ATGCTTTACACCATTATTGTGCCAGTCAATCAGGACTATAACATTTTGAACCTGTTTACCGATTCACTGCTTCGGACAGTAAGCTCGTCCACTCAAATCATTTTTATCAACGATGGTTCCGGTTCTGCTGTCTTACAGCATTTGGAGAGATTGAAGCAAGAGGTAAGGGAAGGTGTAACAATCGAGATTCTGCAGCATGATTTTCCACTCGGTTGTGCCGTATCGATTAACAGCGCACTGCGGCGAGCAGAGGGAGACTATATTTTCTTCCTGGACTCCGACACGATTCTTCAACCGAACTGGCAGCTGATGATGAAAGAGACAATGGATACTGATATTACTATCGGCATGATTGGCGGGGTACTCTTGTATCCGCAGACGGGAGGTGTGCAGCATTGTGGGATTGCATTTGCCGACACCATCGGCCGTCACTTGTTCCTGAATGCATCCCCTGAAGACATTCCAAAGGAAACATTTTCAGTTCAGCTTGTTGTATTCGCCATGTTCGGCATGAAGAGGGAAGTGTATGAAACGGTAGGCGAGCTGGATGAGAAGTTCTTTAACGGATATGAGGATTTTGATTATCAGATGCGAGCACGAGCAGCCGGATATGATACGGTCATTAACCCGAATATTCACGCCTATCACTGGGAACGGAGCAGTGGCATACATCGCAACTTCAACCGGAAAAACAATCTGGCACGTTTCTGGAAAAAGTGGGGCGGGCAAATTGAGGCTGATGTGTGGCCATTCGTATTCAGTCATCTGAAAGAACAGCTGGATAGCCAAAGTGAATATCAGCATCTGCCAATTGTTGGCATTGATCTTGCCGAAGTTCGCAGTGATGCGGATACATTCTGGACCAAGCTGGAGGAAGCTGACATTGCACCTGTTGCAGAGGTGCGTGACTATTCCAACCGCTTTAACTCGAATGGAGCCATCTGGCTGCCGCAGGTTCTGGGCAAGGAGCTGATTCACAGCGAAAACCGATTATTGTTTCTGGTGGACAATTTCGCCCGTTTGCTGGAAAACCGTTACTGGATTGAGATGAGACATGCTCATCGGGCTAAAGATCTGATTATTGATCTGTATGGCAATGTCATTACCATGGATCGCATATATGATGGCTGCTGGCCGGGCTCCAAAGTTCGCTAA
- a CDS encoding aminotransferase class III-fold pyridoxal phosphate-dependent enzyme: MNSKESTLDRAVRFTRNMEWLEHVKKVIPSGCSTLAKAPERLFPGYTPVCCAEARNSRFIDIDGNEWLDCEMAMGTAPWGHARHEVQLTVIHQLKKGTSYSIPADIELECAELILERFEGRYPSIRFTKSGADAVSGAVRLARAGSGKSRVIATAYHGWHDWSAYGYYGRETKERGIPLDIERTTIWIDKPSPERIEAQIQSSPEDIACIVLCPNEWKRESLEQVVSLCRSLDIIVIFDEVTSGIRMGKQATAGEYGIWPDLLCISKGMANGLPLAAVMGPEHLMSLSGQVRFSNAHSSETTALAAAIACERLMKSAKVWPSWREATIRIMDLIEAELVLLGLTDQLVLKGTYASFSISSISEENFHTDPFREFMVKRMAHFGIFTKGYFIFSDAHTREELLWVEEALLQTLSDWKEELKQEHLSN, encoded by the coding sequence GTGAATTCAAAAGAGAGCACGCTGGATCGTGCCGTAAGGTTTACACGGAATATGGAGTGGTTGGAACATGTCAAAAAGGTCATTCCGAGCGGATGCAGTACGTTAGCCAAAGCACCAGAACGATTATTTCCGGGATATACGCCCGTATGCTGCGCAGAAGCACGGAATTCCCGTTTTATCGATATTGATGGAAATGAATGGCTGGATTGTGAGATGGCCATGGGGACGGCGCCATGGGGACATGCAAGGCACGAAGTTCAACTGACCGTCATTCATCAGTTGAAAAAAGGGACAAGTTATTCCATTCCTGCTGACATTGAACTTGAATGCGCTGAACTGATTTTGGAACGGTTTGAAGGCCGCTATCCTTCAATTCGATTCACCAAAAGCGGCGCTGATGCCGTTAGTGGAGCCGTACGGCTGGCTCGTGCGGGAAGTGGCAAAAGCAGGGTCATCGCAACGGCTTATCACGGTTGGCATGACTGGTCTGCCTACGGTTACTATGGCCGTGAAACGAAAGAGCGAGGCATTCCATTGGATATCGAAAGAACAACCATCTGGATAGACAAGCCCTCGCCAGAGCGGATCGAGGCCCAAATCCAATCCTCTCCCGAGGATATCGCCTGCATTGTCCTTTGTCCGAATGAATGGAAACGTGAGTCGTTGGAGCAAGTGGTATCCCTATGCCGGTCATTGGATATTATCGTCATATTTGATGAAGTCACCTCCGGCATTCGAATGGGCAAACAAGCAACAGCAGGGGAATACGGCATCTGGCCGGATTTGCTCTGTATTTCCAAAGGCATGGCGAATGGACTGCCACTCGCAGCCGTAATGGGACCGGAACATCTGATGTCATTATCGGGACAGGTCAGATTCAGCAACGCCCATTCCAGCGAGACCACTGCGCTCGCAGCAGCGATTGCATGTGAGCGATTGATGAAAAGCGCTAAAGTATGGCCTAGCTGGCGTGAGGCCACCATTCGGATTATGGACCTGATTGAAGCCGAGCTCGTGCTTCTTGGACTAACCGATCAATTGGTGTTGAAGGGGACCTATGCAAGCTTTTCCATTAGCTCTATTTCAGAGGAAAACTTCCATACCGATCCTTTCCGTGAGTTTATGGTCAAACGAATGGCCCACTTCGGAATTTTCACCAAAGGGTACTTTATTTTTTCTGATGCTCATACTCGGGAAGAACTGCTGTGGGTAGAGGAAGCACTTTTGCAAACACTATCGGACTGGAAAGAAGAGCTGAAACAGGAACATCTTTCGAATTGA
- a CDS encoding zinc-dependent alcohol dehydrogenase: protein MKALVYQDLKQVTYQDIEEPTIQKPNQVKIKIYGSGICGTDLNIVKGKVPANKGTIIGHEGVGTVVEVGDEVRGFKIGDRVLVDPTQSCGTCSYCREGLFIYCENFDDYQVGMTTHGTFAEYFVGDEKYIYAIPDSMSWETAMMIEPLGCVLQTFMKAGVKPSDSVLVLGSGAIGSLCQLVSKRLARLTVGTEVDPFRKEFASEIADYVFYPQELTLDKVYEINNKKFDIVVDAVGNQLHVGFEMIAKGGKIIPMGYDDSYEVTFKSTAVINDGISIIGAVANHSMISTALKFAQSIPELEQMVTAKELLSDYEQAFNGTIGYDLRTGETLPMNSVKTALIL from the coding sequence ATGAAAGCACTCGTATATCAGGATCTTAAACAGGTGACGTACCAGGATATTGAGGAGCCAACCATACAAAAGCCTAACCAGGTAAAAATTAAAATCTATGGTTCAGGCATCTGCGGTACAGACCTGAATATTGTCAAAGGCAAAGTGCCGGCGAATAAAGGAACGATTATCGGTCATGAAGGCGTAGGTACAGTGGTTGAGGTTGGCGACGAAGTTCGCGGTTTCAAGATAGGTGATCGGGTATTGGTTGATCCCACGCAATCTTGTGGTACCTGCTCCTATTGCCGCGAAGGTCTTTTCATCTATTGCGAGAATTTTGATGACTATCAGGTAGGCATGACAACTCACGGGACCTTTGCTGAATACTTTGTTGGGGATGAGAAGTATATCTATGCCATCCCGGATTCCATGAGCTGGGAAACGGCCATGATGATCGAACCACTGGGTTGTGTTCTCCAGACATTCATGAAAGCAGGCGTCAAGCCGAGTGACTCGGTACTCGTCCTTGGTTCCGGTGCAATCGGTTCTCTGTGTCAGCTTGTGAGCAAACGATTGGCAAGGCTTACAGTAGGTACGGAAGTCGATCCATTCCGCAAAGAGTTCGCTTCAGAGATTGCGGATTATGTGTTCTATCCTCAGGAACTGACGCTCGATAAAGTATACGAGATTAATAATAAGAAGTTCGATATCGTGGTGGACGCGGTTGGCAATCAGCTTCATGTAGGATTTGAGATGATTGCCAAAGGCGGCAAGATCATTCCTATGGGTTATGACGACAGTTATGAGGTGACGTTCAAATCAACTGCCGTAATTAATGATGGCATTAGTATCATTGGGGCGGTAGCTAATCACTCGATGATCAGTACAGCATTGAAATTTGCTCAAAGTATTCCGGAACTGGAGCAGATGGTAACGGCCAAGGAACTGCTGAGTGATTATGAACAGGCCTTCAATGGGACGATTGGTTATGACCTGCGTACCGGAGAGACGCTGCCCATGAATTCGGTCAAAACAGCTCTTATTCTATAA